The window GGTGACGGTCGCCCCCACCTGCCGCGACAACCTGCGCGACCTGGGCCACCTCGGCGCGAACGACGTCCTGCTCAACCTGGCGACCGAGATCGGCACCGGGCGGCTGCGGGGCGGCGAGCGGGCCGTACTGATCAGCTCCAGCCCCGTGGCCGCCTGGAGCATGGTGCTGGTCGAGTTCGACGGCGATCCCGCTGCGGCCGTCGCGGGAGACTGAGATGGGAGTGGGGATGGGAGCACCGGACCGGCCCGCGGTGGCGCGGGAGCTGCACGACTTCATCGCCCCGGCGGTGTCCGGACCGATCGGCCCGGACGAGGACTACTTCGCGCTCGGCCTGCTCAACTCGCTGTTCGCGATCGAGCTGGTGGTGTTCGTGGAGCGTCGCTTCGACATCGAGGTCGAGGTGGCCGACCTCGACCTCGACCACTTCCGCACCATCTCCCGGCTGACCGACTTCGTGCTGGCCAAGACCGCCGGCCGCGCCGGGATCCCGGCGTGACCGCCGCGGCCGCGCCGCCGGCGCTCGACGGTCTCGGCGACGACCTCGCCGCGGCGGCGCGCGACGAGGCGGCCCGCTGGGACCGGGACGGCGCGCTGCCCGCCGGGGTACGCCGCGCCGCGGCGGCCGCCGGGCTGCTCACCGCTGACCTGCCGGTCGGGCACGGCGGTCTCGGCGCCACACCGGCGCAGCTCGGTGAGCTGTGCGCCCGGTTCGGCGGCGTGTGCGGCGCGCTGCGCGCGCTGGTCACCGTGCAGGCCATGGTCGCCGCGGCCGTCCTGCGCTGGGGCACCGCTGAGCAGCGGGCGCGCTGGCTGCCCGCGTTCGCCCGCGGTGAGCTGCTCGCCGGATTCGCCGCCACCGAGGCCGACGCGGGCAGCGACCTGACCGCCGTCGACACCCGCATCCGTGCGGTCGGCGGTGGCCGGCAGCCGACCCTGGAGCTGACCGGGGCCAAGCGCTGGGTGACCTTCGGCCAGGTCGCCGACGTGCTACTGGTGCTCGGGGTGCTGGACGGCCGGCACACCGCCGTGCTCGTCGAGACCGACCGGGCCGGCGTGACGCGGCAGCCGGTCGAGGGTCAGCTCGGCCTGCGGGCCGCCCAGCTGGCCCACATCCAGCTCGACGGCGTACGGGTCCCGGCGGCGAACCGCGTCGCACCGCCCGGGTTCGGCCTGTCGCACGTCGCGGCCAGCGCACTCGACCACGGCCGGTTCACGGTCGGCTGGGGCTGCGTGGGCATGGCCGAGGCGTGCCTGCGGGACATGACCGACCACGTGCTCACCCGCCGGCAGGGCGGCACCCTGCTCGCCGAGCACCAGACCGTACGGGGGCTGCTGGGCCGGGCCGCGGTGGACACCGCCGCCGCGCGGGAACTCGCCGCCCGGGCCGCCCGGTGGCGGGCCGCGGGTGCTCCCGACGCGATCGCCGGCACGGTCGCGGCGAAGTACGCGGCGGCGCGCACCGCCGCCCGGGTCGCCGGCACGGCCGTGCAGGTCCTCGGTGCGGCCGGCTGCGCCCCGGACAGCCGGGCTGGCCGGTTCTACCGGGACGCCAAGGTCATGGAGATCATCGAGGGCTCCTCCCAGGTGGCCGAGCTGCACGTCGCCGACCACCTGCTGCGGCGCGCCCGCGCGACGGGGCCGGGAGGGCGGCCGTGACCAGCATGGTGAAGTGCCTCGTCTGGGACCTCGACGACACCCTGTGGGACGGCGTCGTGCTGGAGGGCGACGAGCCGGTGCCGTTCCCCGCCGCCGTACGCACGCTGCACGCCCTGGACCGGCGCGGCGTCCTGCACGCCGTGGCCAGCCGGGGCGAGCGTGCCGCCGCCACCGCCCACCTGGCCGCGCACGGCCTGCTCGACCTGTTCACCCGGGTCGAGGTGGGCTGGGGCGCCAAGTCCCTCGCGGTCGCCCGGATCGCCGCCGACCTGGGCATCGGCCTGGACTCCGTCGCGTTCGTCGACAACGACCCGGTGGAGCGCGCCGAGGTGGCCGCCGCGCTGCCGGTCGTGCGCTGCCACCCGGCCGACGCCGTCGCCGAACTGCCGGCCCTGCCCGAGTTCGCCTGCGAGTTCGTCACCGAGGAGTCCCGGCAGCGCCGCCAGCTCTACCGGACCGACGAGCGACGCCGGGCCGCCGAGGCCACGCATGCCGGGCCATCCGCGGACTTCCTCGCCTCGCTCGGCCTGGTGCTGGAGGTGCGCCGGGCCGGCCCGGCCGACCTCGCCCGGGCGCACGAGCTGACCGTACGCACCCACCAGCTGAACACCACCGGCGTCACCTTCAGCCTGGCGGAGCTGCACGCGCTGTGCGCGTCGCCGCGGCACGAGGTGCTGGTGGCGCGGCTGCGGGACAGGTTCGGCTCCTACGGAACGGTCGGGCTGGCCGTTACCGAGTCGCGGCCGGACGCGACCGTACTGCGGCTGCTGCTGATGTCGTGCCGGGTGCTGTCCCGCGGCGCCGGCGCGGCCCTGCTCGACCACCTCGTGCACACCGCGCTCGCCGCGGGCCGGCGGCCGGTGGCCGAGTTCGTGCCCACCTCGGTCAACCGGCAGATGCTGGTCACCCTGCGGTTCGCCGGCTTCGCCGTCGAGGACGACGCGGGCGACCGGTGGACGCTCTCGATCGACCCGGCCCGGCCGCCGGCCGCGCGGGCACACCCGGTGCGGGTGGTGACGGCGTGAGCGGGCACAGCGGACGGATCATCAGACGCGGCGAGGGGGAAGCATGAGCGGAACCGTCGGGGTGGTCGGCGCCGGCACGATGGGGCTCGGCATCGCCCAGTGCCTGGCCGAGGGCGGGTACGACGTGGTCGTGGTCGACCCGGCGCTCGGGTCGACGACCGGGGTGGCGGCGGCAGCGGACCGGCTGCGTACCGGGCTGCGGCAGGCCCGGCTGCTGGCCCCGGACCGCGCGGGCGAGCCGGTGGCCCGGGTGGTCGAGCGGATCAGCTGGACCCACCGGACCGCCGGGCTCGACCGGGCCGGGTACGTGGTCGAGTGCGCACCGGAACGCATCCCGCTCAAGGAACGGATCTTCGGCGAGCTGGACGCCGTCTGTCCACCGACGACGGTGCTCGCGTCGGTCACCTCCGCCATCCCGATCGACCGGCTCGCCGCCAGCACCCGCCGGCCGGACCGGGTGGTCGGGACGCACTTCATGAACCCCGCGCCCCTCAGGGACAGCGTCGAGGTGGTGCGTGCGCCACGGACCAGCGCGGACACCCTCCAGCGCACCCTCGACCTGCTCGCCGCGATCGGCAAGACCGGCATCGTGGTCGCCGATGGGCCGGGCTTCGTGATCAACCGCGTGTTGATGCTCACCGTGAACGAGGCCGCCGAGGTCGTCGGCCAGGGCACCGCCGACGCCGCGACCGTCGACCGGGTCTTCCAGGAGTGCCTCGGCCACGCGACGGGTCCGCTGCGTACCGCCGACCTGATCGGCCTGGACACCGTCGTCGACACGCTCCTGGTGCTGCTCGAGTGCACCGGTGACCCCCGCTTCCGGCCCGGGCGCACACTGCGGGAACTGGTGGACACGGGCAGGTACGGGCGCAAGAGCGGCAGCGGTTTCCACCAGTACCCGCGGCCGGTCGCGACCGCCGCCACCTGACCACCGCCGACCTCCGTCCGGCAGCCACCCGCACGGCTGCCCGCCGGACGGAGGTCGACGCAGGTCACTCGCCGACGGTGCCGATCGACCGTCAGCGCTTCCCCTGCGAGGGTGCCGACGAGGCGAGTCGCTCGCGCATCGCGTCGACCGGCAGGGCCGGGTTCCGCGCCGTGGACTCGGCCAGCTCGATGTCATCGAGCAAATCGACGATCCGGCGGCACGTACGCGCGGCTCCGGGTGGGTGGCGGCGACACGCGCCGCACGCCGCACGCCGGTCGCGCCACGCCAGCTCGACCACCTCGCCTGCCGCGTACCCGGGCCATGGGGTGACGCATCGCCGCTGCGACGACCGCGGGCGGCAGGTCGGCGCGCCGCCGGAACGCTGCGGGCACGGCCTCGGCGTGGTCGTCGAGCAGACACAGCAGCACGTCGGCCGGTGCCGCCGGGTTGCCCGCGAGTCCCCGCGCCACCGGATCTCCGACCGGGCCGTCCAACCAGAGGTCGCCGCGGAGGTGGACCACCCTGGAGTTGCCGACGTGTCCGTCGGTCGTCCGGAGCGTCGTCCAAGGGCTGTCGTCAATCACAAGCAGCGAGGGTATAGCGGCGAAACCGCAGCTCAACATGGCTGTTCACCCGAATGGCAGCAGTGCGGGCCCGACGTAGGCTGTGGACGGTGCCACTCTGCGGAGGCCGCCAGCACCATGGCTGCGGCGGAGACCCTGTTTCCGAGAGTGAACGGCCGGGATCGTGCGATCAGTGGCTCAGCCTCGATGAATTCAGGCTGGTCCCCGTGGTGTCTTCAGCCGGTGGCCGCGTACTCGCACCATCTGATCCTGATACAGAGGTCAGACGTTAAGACGACCGTGGCCTCCGGTAGGCGCTGCCCGGGGCATGGCCGGTACCGTGGGCCGATGCGTTCGGCGGCAGAGGTTCGGCAACGTTGGCTCGATCAGTTACCACAACTGATGACCAGGCCCTCAATGTGGGCGACGACCGGGCAGGCCTTCGACAGGTTGGCCCATGGGCTCCTCAATGATCTGTGTTTCCTCGACGAACGCGAGATCGACCAGGACGCTGTCGAGACGGTGCTCCGCTCGTACGGAAAGCGGGGAGTTGCCGGGCCGTTCCTCGCCATGTTCGGCGAGGACCGTAGCTGCGTCGCCGAGGTCGCCTCGGTCTTCGCCGAACAATTCCACCGACTCGGCTACCTCCAGTTGGGGCGACTGCTTGACGCGGATAGCTGGAACCACCTCACCGCAGATCTCCAGCAGCGTTTCGACGGCCAGGATGTACGTCGCAGTGAGGTCGAGGCCAGCTACGGACCACCAAGCCTCATCGTCGACAAACGCGTGCTCTGCTATGCCCCGGCAGACGCGTCCGGATGGCTCTTCTTCGACTGCTTCCAGGAGCACGGGCCTGGCGAGTACGTCCCAGGCGCCGGACACTACGAGTGGCGTTCGAACGACGATCCCCTGGTACGGGCGGTACGCCGTCCCGCCGCGGATTTCGAAGCCGGCCTCATTCTGACTCTCTACGGCAAGGTCATGCGCTGGGGACCCGGCTGGTGGCTGAACCACCCGGAGACCCTTCCCGACGACCAACAGGCGATCGCCGCCCAACTGCGTGCCGTCGAAGCGAGTGATCCATCCCAGTCGCTCGGTGCGCAGAGGGACGGCCCGAGGCGCTGATCCAGTGCGGCGGAGAACCGGGGCGTACGACCTGTGCACCAGGGGTCAGCTAGGGCCTGTGTCAAGTAGGTTGAAGCCCAGGTGGTGGCGGGTGGAAGAGTTTCGGCGGCATGTACTGTCCTGCCCGCGAGGCCGCCCGCCTGGCGTGCGACGCCTCGACGTCGCGTTCGACTACGATGCCTTCCCTGTGTGGGCCTGGTGCACGATTCCCGCTCGCGGTGGTCGTCCAGGCCGAGAGGTCGTGGGGATGGTTCCCCCGGAAGGGCTGAGGCTCTCGGTGGAGCTGGCTACTGCCCTGCGTGCGTGGTCGGACTGGATGGACATGCACAGCGAGTACGGCGGTGGTCGGGTCGGCACCGACGAGCAGTACCGGGCGTGGACGGAACAGGGCCGGAAGCTGGCCCAGCAACTGTCAGAGGAAACCGGCGCGGCAGTCGTCTACCAGGGCGATCGCGGCGAAGTCGATATCGATTGCCCGTCCTGCGGTCGCCGCGGCTAGACCGTGCCTCGAAGTCAGCCTGGGGTGAGGACGCAGAACTCGTTGCCTTCCGGGTCGGCGAGGACCGTCCACGGGACGTCGCGGTCCAGGTCGACGGCGGTGGCGCCGAGATTCCGCAGTCTGGCCGCCTCGGCCTCCAGGTCGTCACCCGGGTACGGGCGGACGTCGAGATGGACGCGGTTCCACCCGGTCTTCACGTCGGGTGTGCGGAGGAACCGCAGGTAGGGGCCAACGCCCTTGGCGGAGCGCAGCACCGCCCTGTGGTCGGTCACCTCGTGCAGGGCCCAGTCCATGGCCTCGCTCCAGAAGCGCGCCATGGCTCGCGGATCCGCGCAGTCGACCACCACCGCGGCGATCGGTCCGGTGTCGCGGTGGAGCGGTCGGGGGTCCAGCACGCAGAACTCGTTGCCCTCCGGGTCGGCCATGACCGTCCATGGGACGTCGCCCTGGCCCACGTCGGCGGGTGTCGCGCCGAGATCCTTCAGGCGCGTGACCACCTCGGCCTGGTGGGCTGCCGAGGTGGTGGCGAGGTCGACGTGCACGCGGTTCTTCACCGTCTTGGGTTCCGGGGAGACGATGAGGTCGAGGCAGACCGCGACGGGGTCGGGGTAGACGAAGCCCTCGGGTTCGAGGTTGGTCACGCCGGGCCCCTCGCTGGAGACTTCCCAGCCGAGCGCCTCCGCCCAGAAACCGCCCAGCACGGAGTCGTTCCGGGCCTTCATGTTGATCTGCACGAGCCGCGTCGCCACGCCGGCCAGGCTAGTACTCCAGTCGTGGATCGCAACCTGACGTAGCGTCAGCTACGTTGCGTCGACCGCCGAGGACGATGGCCGGGCGCATCGGCATGTTCCGGATCTACTGCTGGTGCAGCGGATGCCCCGGTTGGGTCGGCTTCACGGCTGGTTGTGCTGCTCGGCGGCGTCGAACGCGGGCGCGAGCGGGGCCAGCGCCTTGCGGAGCTGGTCGGCCAATGAGCCGGAGGGCACGACCAGTCCTCCGGCGGCGAAACTCCCGGCGGCCTCCGGGTTACCGGCCGGCTGGAGCCAGCCTTCCAGTGCGATGCGAACTGCCGCGGCCACGCTTGCCGCGAGGACGCGGGCCGTGTGCGCTTCGGCGTCGTCCAGGCGTTCGGCGATCACCGCCGCGAGCGGGGGCTCGATGCCGGCGGTGGTGTCGAGGAACGCGTCGCGCAACGCGGTCTGGGTGGTGATCAGCAGCAGCGCCTTGTGTTCGCGCTCGCCGGTGTTCGTGTACTGCTCGACCACTGCCTGGGTGACGGCGTCGGCCAGGCGTACTCCTGCGGGCCGGGCCGCGACCGCCGCCGCGATGCGCGCCTCCCGGTCCGCGGTGACGGCGGAGACGATCGCCTGCTCGCGGCTGGCGAAGTAGTTGTTGTAGGTGCGCGGCGAGACCCCGGCCGCTTCGGCGATGTCCTCGACCCGCACCTGGTCCGGTCCGCGCTCCTCGGCCAGGCGCAGGGCCGCCTCGCGTAGCGCCTCACGCGTGGCCTGCTTCTTCCGCTCCCGCAGCCCTGGTGGTGTCACGGTGTCAGCGTCCCATGCAGGGCTGCACACACGCAAAGTTGCGT is drawn from Micromonospora sp. NBC_01740 and contains these coding sequences:
- a CDS encoding acyl carrier protein, translated to MGAPDRPAVARELHDFIAPAVSGPIGPDEDYFALGLLNSLFAIELVVFVERRFDIEVEVADLDLDHFRTISRLTDFVLAKTAGRAGIPA
- a CDS encoding TetR/AcrR family transcriptional regulator, translated to MTPPGLRERKKQATREALREAALRLAEERGPDQVRVEDIAEAAGVSPRTYNNYFASREQAIVSAVTADREARIAAAVAARPAGVRLADAVTQAVVEQYTNTGEREHKALLLITTQTALRDAFLDTTAGIEPPLAAVIAERLDDAEAHTARVLAASVAAAVRIALEGWLQPAGNPEAAGSFAAGGLVVPSGSLADQLRKALAPLAPAFDAAEQHNQP
- a CDS encoding VOC family protein, which codes for MATRLVQINMKARNDSVLGGFWAEALGWEVSSEGPGVTNLEPEGFVYPDPVAVCLDLIVSPEPKTVKNRVHVDLATTSAAHQAEVVTRLKDLGATPADVGQGDVPWTVMADPEGNEFCVLDPRPLHRDTGPIAAVVVDCADPRAMARFWSEAMDWALHEVTDHRAVLRSAKGVGPYLRFLRTPDVKTGWNRVHLDVRPYPGDDLEAEAARLRNLGATAVDLDRDVPWTVLADPEGNEFCVLTPG
- a CDS encoding HAD-IIIC family phosphatase — translated: MVKCLVWDLDDTLWDGVVLEGDEPVPFPAAVRTLHALDRRGVLHAVASRGERAAATAHLAAHGLLDLFTRVEVGWGAKSLAVARIAADLGIGLDSVAFVDNDPVERAEVAAALPVVRCHPADAVAELPALPEFACEFVTEESRQRRQLYRTDERRRAAEATHAGPSADFLASLGLVLEVRRAGPADLARAHELTVRTHQLNTTGVTFSLAELHALCASPRHEVLVARLRDRFGSYGTVGLAVTESRPDATVLRLLLMSCRVLSRGAGAALLDHLVHTALAAGRRPVAEFVPTSVNRQMLVTLRFAGFAVEDDAGDRWTLSIDPARPPAARAHPVRVVTA
- a CDS encoding acyl-CoA dehydrogenase family protein, which encodes MTAAAAPPALDGLGDDLAAAARDEAARWDRDGALPAGVRRAAAAAGLLTADLPVGHGGLGATPAQLGELCARFGGVCGALRALVTVQAMVAAAVLRWGTAEQRARWLPAFARGELLAGFAATEADAGSDLTAVDTRIRAVGGGRQPTLELTGAKRWVTFGQVADVLLVLGVLDGRHTAVLVETDRAGVTRQPVEGQLGLRAAQLAHIQLDGVRVPAANRVAPPGFGLSHVAASALDHGRFTVGWGCVGMAEACLRDMTDHVLTRRQGGTLLAEHQTVRGLLGRAAVDTAAARELAARAARWRAAGAPDAIAGTVAAKYAAARTAARVAGTAVQVLGAAGCAPDSRAGRFYRDAKVMEIIEGSSQVAELHVADHLLRRARATGPGGRP
- a CDS encoding 3-hydroxyacyl-CoA dehydrogenase family protein — protein: MSGTVGVVGAGTMGLGIAQCLAEGGYDVVVVDPALGSTTGVAAAADRLRTGLRQARLLAPDRAGEPVARVVERISWTHRTAGLDRAGYVVECAPERIPLKERIFGELDAVCPPTTVLASVTSAIPIDRLAASTRRPDRVVGTHFMNPAPLRDSVEVVRAPRTSADTLQRTLDLLAAIGKTGIVVADGPGFVINRVLMLTVNEAAEVVGQGTADAATVDRVFQECLGHATGPLRTADLIGLDTVVDTLLVLLECTGDPRFRPGRTLRELVDTGRYGRKSGSGFHQYPRPVATAAT